From a region of the Babesia bovis T2Bo chromosome 1, whole genome shotgun sequence genome:
- a CDS encoding variant erythrocyte surface antigen-1 beta subunit, which translates to MSKTWPYSSLTQAPTNLKEAIDWVLRVTGRDGKENKAAAKPAPAGTDSSPHCLCYLAKAVKDLLYDAKDPGSPGPSPDRYWDDLLLDQEKTLVLPVLTDLGLLSTGSTSAVSTTTTCAGGTEVIKALIDQLAQGLQKWVGWQEKGDDCCLKGTDGIGKKCDCPSGVGASGCCSTSSGTPCHQCSQCGTSEAGNKCYLSAYCKKNGVALSPPEGEYYWPTISSDPSKVHLLARIFLGSVCLIWSGLSQLGFLTGNGSSRWKDSKLHEVDKGLGSFMAAMGYDLERLNGSGGSGKKGADVWKLLSGTEPSGAKGIQWKEFASVKGASQGSVAEYYSSIYSGAKTALTGKNTEEICTKYPLLVLHILASGYFRAGSAGANKVTVTASPATEKKETPSPRKPRTIREILYWLSALPYSKGYKALVERMGQKFPEGGKYSLEGTKSGGKTDLHKDNITHYLLAACGYCPLVLIGIQGTIEREVKQTTQGSAPAAAEKNKCPHHKKNRHKRCDPKDIKEQEAAAQAQSPQQPGASTGKPLGKGEVCYGGYHLEVSKFGPLHGMYANGLFGFQMDLSAAQCLDQLRVYVYHCFYQLYFLRKQCTVGVDKGTALGWQSCRYGSGVYWGSGYSPSNLWKCKTDAGGAGAGEHTKKCGLQDGASGKEISPLMCFLCDGLGKIACPRTVARSLERYPPIEEHMNTKYDFPPGHLEKPHGHCPVPMGWQQGGGRASSDTENHFKDLTQGTHKTEQLTGAQAAGSGAAGTYPAHCTGNTLSLLLEYHCDPEKCHGTLVVLLRLLACITPTVPRTLGDLFGFYYYIVYIGGNQGGGAGEQEVNKALGIYEQESKLHMMSIGGDAVVTALETYGGDCKTGKEGHLKCLYKCTNGGNTKQCSPYLCPLSGQQYGQLSPAMAGTYLSWLVYLIEGFRTGLEGLKGEFQQISCKDSECHRGAGGVGGGCDSSCTRGTHGETCSGGTNQGVCGCTSVVSCTGVLPVLYKYGFGYGDVSTLHPSVGTHKKCHDFLTTLGNVEKSTEFTKLTTSINQLIYTTRLPWIFVLTLAWLVAVLYLAFGAIWPLDWTHMRSHCRGWFRKGSLSPWEVLMVGKKKGRGILEFFGTHKKCHEFLGTLDKVLTGDHLKNGSKKGLHYEINQLIYTTRLPWIFVLTIAWLVAVLYLAFGAIWPLDWTHMRSHCRGLFRKGSLSPWEILMVGKKKGRGILEFFGQKKQCHEFLKTLNKVLSGDHLKNGSSSGLHHEINQLIYTTRLPWIFVLTVAWLVAVLYLAVGAIWPLDWAHMRSHCRGWFRKGSLSPWEVLMVGKKKGRGILEFFGKT; encoded by the exons ATGTCTAAGACCTGGCCTTACTCCAGCCTCACCCAGGCacccaccaacctgaaggaggccattgactgggtcctgagggtaactggtagggatggtaaagaGAACAAAGCGGCGGCAAAGCCGGCGCCAGCAGGCACGGACTCTTCACCCC ACTGCCTGTGCTACCtggccaaggcagtgaaggacctactgtatgacgccaaggacccggggtcccctggtcccagccctgacaggtactgggacgACCTGCTCCTAGACCAGGAGAAGACATTAGTGCTACCAGTGCTCACTGACCTGGGACTACTGAGTACTGGGAGCACTAGTGCTGtcagtactaccactacttgtgctggtggtaccgaggtcataaaggcgctgatagaccagctggcacagggactacagaagtgggttgggtggcaggaaaAAGGAGATGATTGTTGTCTGAAGGGGACAGATGGGATAGGAAAGAAGTGTGATTGTCCTAGTGGTGTTGGTGCTAGCGGGTGTTGTAGTACTAGTAGTGGTACTCCTTGTCATCAGTGTAGCcagtgtggtaccagtgaGGCTGGCAACAAATGCTACCTCTCGGCCTACTGCAAAAAGAATGGTGTCGCCCTTAGCCCCCCTGAAGGAGAATACTACTGGCCCACCATATCCAGTGACCCCTctaaggtccacctcctggcccgtattttcctagggtcggtatgtctcatctggagtggactcagtcagttggggttcctaacagGAAATGGAAGTAGTAGGTGGAAGGATAGTAAGCTACATGAGGTGGACAAGGGTCTCGGgtcattcatggcggccatgggctacgacctggagaggttgaatgggagtggtg gtagtgggAAGAAGGGAGCAGATGTATGGAAATTACTATCGGGAACGGAGCCTAGTGGTGCCAAAGGTATCCAATGGAAAGAATTCGCATCCGTGAAAGGTGCTTCTCAGG gtagtgtagctgagtactacagcAGTATCTATAGTGGAGCAAAAACTGCCCTTACAGGGAAGAATACTGAAGAAATTTGTACAAAGTAtcccctattggtactacacatcctggccagtgggtacttcagggcaggtaGTGCCGGGGCCAATAAGGTAACTGTGACGGCTTCGCCGGCCACTGAAAAGAAAGAAACACCCTCTCCTAGGAAACCTAGGACTATCCGTGAGATTCTATACTGgctcagtgcattgccctatagtaaGGGATACAAGGCACTGGTAGAGAGGATGGGACAGAAATTCCCGGAGGGTGGGAAATACTCACTGGAAGGAACTAAATCTGGCGGCAAGACAGATCTCCACAAGGACAacattacccactacctactggccgcctgtggctactgcccactggtactcatcggtatccaggggaccatagaaagGGAAGTGAAGCAGACAACACAAg GTAGTGCTCCAGCTGCTGCGGAGAAGAATAAGTGTCCACATCATAAGAAAAACCGTCATAAGAGATGCGACCCTAAAGATATAAAGGAACAAGAAGCAGCTGCACAGGCACAGTCTCCCCAGCAACCGGGAGCTTCCACCGGAAAACCCCTCGGAAAAGGTGAAGTCTGCTAtggcgggtaccacctggaagtcTCCAAGTTTG gccccctccatgggatgtatgccaatgggctctttggcttccagatGGACCTTTCGgccgcccagtgcctggaccaactgagggtatatgtctaccactgcttctaccagctctatttcctaaggaagcagTGCACAGTGGGAGTGGATAAAGGAACAGCATTGGGCTGGcagagttgtaggtatggtagtggagtcTATTGGGGTAGTGGATATAGTCCGAGTAACTTGTGGAAGTGTAAGACAGATG caGGTGGAGCTGGTGCTGGAGAGCATACGAAGAAATGTGGATTACAGGATGGTGCCAGTGGGAAAGAAATATCTCCTCTAATGTGCTTTTTGTGTGACGGACTAGGTAAAATTGCATGTCCAAGAACGGTAGCCAGAAGTCTGGAGAGATATCCTCCCATCGAAGAGCACATGAATACCAAGTATGATTTCCCTCCGGGTCATTTGGAGAAGCCACATGGACACTGCCCAGTTCCCATGGGTTGGCAACAAGGTGGTGGTAGGGCTAGCAGTGACACAGAaaaccacttcaaag atttaaCCCAGGGTACCCATAAGACAGAGCAACTTACAGGAGCTCAAgcag CAGGTAGTGGTGCCGCTGGCACTTACcctgcccactgcactgggaatacactgtcactactcctggagtaccactgtgacccagagaagtgccatggcaccctagtggtactactgagactactggcctgtattactcccacggtgccacggaccctgggtgacctctttgggttctattactatatagtctacattggGGGAAACCAGGGTGGTGGTGCTGGAGAGCAGGAAGTTAACAAGGCCCTAGGGATATACGAGCAGGAATCTAAATTGCACATGATGTCTATTGGTGGTGATGCAGTGGTAACAGCCCTCGAGACATACGGTGGAGATTGCAAGACAGGCAAGGAAGGTCACCTAAAGTGCCTATATAAATGCACTAACGGTGGCAATACCAAACAGTGCTCTCCATACTTATGTCCCCtcagtggccagcagtatggccagttgagtccagcgatggccgggacctacctgtcatggttggtctatttgatagaggGGTTCAGGACAGGACTGGAGGGGTTGAAAGGGGAGTTCCAGCAGATTAGTTGTAAGGATTCAGAGTGCCACAGAG gtgccGGAGGAGTTGGTGGTGGCTGTGATAGCAGCTGCACTAGAGGAACCCATGGAGAGACGTGCAGTGGTGGTACTAATCAGGGAGTCTGTGGATGTAcctctgtcgtatcatgtaccggggtactgccggtgttgtacaagtatggctttgggtatggtgaTGTCAGTACGCTGCACCCTAGTGTAG GTACACATAAGAAGTGCCACGACTTCTTAACGACACTGGGTAATGTAGAAAAAAGCACCGAGTTCACGAAGCTCACCACCTCCATtaaccagctcatctacaccaccaggctcccctggatctttgtcctgacgttagcctggctagtagcggtgctctacctagcatttggtgccatatggccactggactggacacatatgaggtcacattgtaggggatggttcaggaagggtagtctgagtccatgggaagtactgatggtgggaaagaagaaggggAGGGGTATATTGGAGttctttg gtaCACATAAGAAGTGCCACGAGTTCCTGGGAACACTAGACAAGGTACTAACAGGGGATCACCTCAAGAATGGCTCCAAAAAAGGCCTGCACTATGAAATCAACcaactcatctacaccaccaggctcccctggatatttgtactgaccatagcctggctagtagcggtactgtatctagcctttggagccatatggccactggactggactcatatgaggtcgcattgtagaggattgttcaggaagggtagtctgagtccatgggagatactgatggtgggaaagaagaagggaagggggatactagagttttttg gtcagaagaagcaatgtcacgagttcctaaAGACACTGAACAAGGTCCTATCAGGTGACCACCTCAAGAATGGGTCCTCATCAGGGCTCCACCACGAAATCAACcaactcatctacaccaccaggctcccctggatctttgtcctcacggtAGCGTGGCTAGTGGCAGTGCTCTATCTAGCcgttggtgccatatggccactggactgggcacatatgaggtcacattgtagaggatggttcaggaagggtagtctgagtccatgggaagtactgatggtgggtaagaagaagggaaggggtATACtggagttttttggtaagacatag
- a CDS encoding variant erythrocyte surface antigen-1 alpha subunit, translating into MAPASAFTPKESLTEAPTNLKEAIDWVLRVTGRDGKELSGDECICGLASAVTDLLQSVELQYHGYEGEAKDKGPQKERVTECLNGLFSLVQGLGGTAVVRTYIDQLAQVLSALVGWSRIEKCENKGNGKCTGNNGKGNQHGQNKDCEYLKDVRRNDPCTDCGCMKWDDPKADSNEGHHLGRRCTKCMDNGGRDPCNCSSGPGGVTQCSGTECQCAKAGKCCKCCCKGCKCGDVKDRECSCDGYMSAYPSTSCYTRIAFVESRWVDKTRTWKTLGSSTFRSKCARIFLGSVCLIWSGITYMYWTGKYHSSSPRWNNHILDGTGLDDGTLSQWLQALGFPKDMLNNHGPGNRWDAIIWDGHRDKLYLGFPDTGNGSGVHGHDYDDNTFRQPAGMNYAGYIHTLEKGAFCSNGNVFPKNADDSSTSDTNIHKCGALIKLYILSCAYFTGLQKRTTESTPRTPKTIRDILYWLSALPYSQAYPKILEHGKNRLTEVTKKTGDTASTTEQSELKFHQTGRNHPITVHEYNLFAHFQAVTQYCPLVLIGIQGGLHSTKSTDKTLEPPIHSLYANTECHFTYPTVPIQAYNQVVHYIRGLFYQLYFLRKQCAVKITCGGKWRECRYGKDVVSKGVISWMCLGCNPMEHDRKGRVENMKKGLVGVNGEVALKVKEVLQKIGEVVVQLGNAQEALEGRKGEEITKVKDKLEGAKGELVKAQKELEAEVQKVNKGGLNGKLGAAKNKLEELTRNGRSNGKLGEVVQKLGGDADPGKNKISEAINKVYEVLTLLKEWSESEGNEMKQGAKEVLSDFAAGLDDNYIEDILQQGVSHEYTTLLDAIEKLLSICNSPKCPGCTKHSDKCGQPPKPTVCQTCLQPTTTGVPSPLQAFLEDRLPGFSCSEVPDTDQPDYPSAASHLGHCGGSGQCCPLPMGFRNNFQDGVTHTGKRLYGILYFFSNENMMQSCVYTLVRVTAELSATTPQVLGDVFGFFRGGVGEKESGKTKKGQDDTKCQHQGDPSQKGDNDYFCGWCASGLRDEVKKIEWIPKKDGDGGQYRGTVGQALINIKGEKDSSATPTNTSLSTLTDSNHYVSPLTGELYTAVSATFGGTYLSWVLYLSDALHSGLESLSQEFQQIECRGCKGNCDPNKCRKGSHGSTAEGSKGTALCTCQSIVSCTGVLPVLYRHGFSYGNPFNLEGYQQEKKDEGDYSIDNTKKTRQCHQFLDSLNAVIKNKQDQATSQEHPLTELLTQVGQLQYDIRLPWIFVLTLAWLVAVLYLAFGAIWPLDWTHMRSHWLRGGEHQWQCMWYKVMTGRKGVELVEYFGRR; encoded by the exons atGGCCCCTGCAAGCgctttcacgccgaaggaGTCTCTTACAGAGGCACCTACCAACCTcaaggaggccattgactgggtcctaAGGGTcactggtagggatggtaaagaACTGAGTGGTGATG aatgcatatgtggcctggcgtcggcagtgactgacctactgcagtcagtagaactccagtaccatg GTTATGAGGGTGAAGCCAAGGACAAGGGCCCCCAAAAAGAGAGAGTCACAGAGTGCCTCAATGGACTGTTCTCTCTGGtacagggactaggtggtactgcagtggtacggacctatatagaccagttggcacaggtactcagtgcactcgttgggtggagtaggatAGAGAAGTGTGAGAATAAGGGCAATGGCAAATGCACGGGCAATAATGGCAAAGGGAATCAACATGGCCAAAACAAGGACTGCGAGTATCTAAAGGATGTGAGACGGAACGATCCGTGCACAGActgtgggtgtatgaaatgggatgATCCCAAGGCGGACAGTAATGaaggacaccacctagGAAGGAGGTGTACGAAGTGTATGGATAATGGTGGTAGAGATCCTTGTAACTGTAGTAGTGGTCCTGGTGGTGTCACGCAGTGTAGTGGCACGGAGTGTCAATGCGCTAaagcaggcaaatgctgcaagtgttgttgtaagggGTGTAAGTGTGGTGATGTCAAGGATAGGGAGTGTAGCTGTGACGGTTATATGTCAGCATACCCTAGTACATCTTGTTATACAAGAATAGCATTCGTTGAGTCTAGATGGGTAGATAAAACACGTACGTGGAAAACGTTAGGGAGTTCTACCTTTCGTTCCAAATgtgcccgtattttcctagggtcagtatgtcttatttggagtggcattacttatatgtattggaccGGGAAGTACCATTCCAGCAGCCCCCGctggaacaaccacatcctGGACGGTActggtctagatgatggtaccctatcccaatggttacaggccctagggtttcctaaggatatgttgaataaccatggtcctggaaatagatgggatgctattatatgggatgggcATAGGgataagttatatttgggattcccggaTACTGGTAATGGTAGTGGTGTACATGGCCATGACTATGatgataatacattcagacaaccagctggtatgaactatgcagGATACATACATACTTTAGAGAAgggtgcattttgcagcaacGGTAATGTCTTCCCTAAGAATGCTGACGACTCTAGTACTAGTGACACTAACATCCACAAATGTGGTGCCCTCAtcaagctctatattctatcatgtgcctactttacTGGATTGCAGAAAAGGACTACAGAGAGTACTCCAAGGACccccaagaccatccgtgatatcctctactggctaagtgcattgccctatagtcaaGCGTATCCAAAGATACTGGAGCACGGCAAGAATAGGCTAACAGAGGTAACCAAGAAAACCGGAGACACTGCATCCACGACCGAGCAGTCCGAACTGAAATTCCACCAAACAGGCCGTAATCATCCCATAACCGTccatgaatacaacctttttgcccacttccaagcgGTGACACAGTattgcccactggtcctcattGGTATCCAAGGTGGTTTACACAGTACCAAGAGCACTGACAAAACACTAGAACCTCCCATCCATTCCCTCTATGCCAACACGGAGTGCCACTTCACATATCCCACTGTgcccatccaagcatacaaccaggtggtacactacattaggggtctgttctaccagctctatttccttaggaagcaatgtgctgTGAAAATCACTTGTGGAGGGAAGTGGAGagagtgtaggtatggtaaggatgtggtgtccaagggggtaattagctggatgtgcctggggtgtaaccccatggaacatgatagaaaGGGGAGGGTAGAGAATATGAAGAAGGGGTTAGTGGGGGTGAATGGGGAAGTAGCACTGAAGGTAAAGGAAGTACTTCagaagattggtgaagtagtggtacaattgggtaatgcccaggaggcattggaagggagGAAGGGAGAGGAGATCACAAAGGTGAAGGATAAACTAGAGGGGGCTAAGGGGGAACTAGTGAAGGCTCAGAAGGAACTAGAGGCGGAGGTGCAGAAAGTGAATAAGGGTGGGCTGAATGGAAAACTAGGGGCGGCTAAAAATAAACTAGAGGAGCTGACGAGGAATGGTAGAAGTAATGGGAAACTAGGGGAGGTAGTGCAGAAACTAGGTGGTGATGCTGATCCCGGTAAGAATAAGATAAGTGAGGCTATCAATAAGGTATATGAGGTGCTGACGCTATTGAAGGAGTGGTCAGAGAGCGAAGGGAATGAAATGAAACAAGGGGCCAAAGAGGTATTAAGTGATTTTGCCGCAGGTTTAGACGATAACTACATAGAAGATATCCTACAACAAGGTGTTTCCCACGAGTACACCACGCTGCTCGATGCCATCGAAAAGCTCCTGTCCATCTgcaactctcccaagtgcccTGGATGTACAAAACACAGCGACAAGTGTGGCCAACCACCAAAGCCCACTGTCTGTCAGACCTGCCTCcaacccactaccactggtgtcccctcccccctccaggcattcctggaGGATAGGTTGCCAGGATTTAGTTGTAGTGAAGTACCAGACACCGACCAGCCAGACTATCCCtctgctgcatcccacttgggACACTGCGGTGGCTCTGGCCAATGCTGCccactgccaatgggtttcagAAATAACTTCCAAGACGGCGTCACCCATACCGGcaaacgcctttatggcatactatacttcttcagtaacgagaacatgatgcagtcgtgtgtctatacattGGTGAGGGTAACAGCAGAACTCAGTGCCACGACACCACAagtactgggtgatgtatttgggttctttaggggtggtgtggGAGAGAAGGAAAGTGGAAAGACTAAGAAGGGACAGGATGACACGAAATGTCAGCACCAAGGAGATCCGTCTCAGAAAGGAGACAATgactacttttgcggctggtgtgcctctgggttacgggatgaagtaaagaagattgagtggataccaaagaaGGACGGTGATGGAGGGCAGTATAGAGGCACAGTAGGACAAGCACTGATAAATATTAAGGGAGAGAAGGACAGTAGTGCCACTCCCACCAACACTTCCCTCTCAACACTCACTGACAGTAACCACTACGtatcccccctaaccggtgaactctatacgGCCgtgagtgccaccttcggtggaacatacctctcatgggtactgtaCCTATCTGATGCACTCcattcaggactagagtcactgTCTCAGgaattccaacagattgaatgccggggctgtaaGGGAAACTGTGATcccaataagtgcaggAAGGGAAGTCATGGAAGCACTGCAGAGGGCTCTAAGGGCACAGCACTCTGCACGTGtcaatcaatcgtatcatgtaccggggtactacccgtattgtatagacatggattcagctacggtaacccattcaatctggaggggtaccagcaGGAGAAGAAGGATGAAGGAGATTATAGCATAGATAACACGAAGAAGACTAGGCAGTGTCACCAATTCTTGGACAGTCTCAATGCAGTGATCAAGAACAAGCAGGACCAGGCCACCTCTCAGGAACATCCATTGACAGAACTCCTCACCCAGGTCGGCCAACTgcaatacgacatacgcctcccctggatctttgtcctcacgttagcctggctagtagcagtactctaccttgcctttggagccatatggccactggactggacacatatgaggtcgcattggttacggggtggagaacaccagtggcaatgtatgtggtataaggtgatgacggggcgGAAGGGGGTGGAATTagtggagtattttggtaggaggtag